Proteins encoded in a region of the Streptomyces sp. NBC_01298 genome:
- a CDS encoding TRADD-N-associated membrane domain-containing protein, which yields MGIGSAGTGGSLAAQRQRFHFDFLNHTLKQAEWTFRLSVWFMTGGAVVILAGAVLALVHAGNPDLSYLPLVTSLTGALITVGGGALALHSKRTMATLTKAAEDNESKIDVDHKLEVATTFIDRVGDSETKDRLNSAAAMKALGMEAAPDVMVNRLLPEQAKEIEPPGSSR from the coding sequence ATGGGGATTGGCTCGGCGGGGACTGGGGGAAGCCTCGCTGCGCAGCGGCAGAGGTTTCATTTCGATTTCCTGAACCACACGCTCAAGCAGGCCGAGTGGACGTTCCGCTTGAGCGTGTGGTTCATGACGGGCGGAGCGGTAGTAATCCTCGCCGGGGCTGTCTTGGCACTGGTGCACGCCGGGAACCCTGACCTTAGCTACCTTCCGCTCGTGACGAGCCTGACGGGTGCACTGATCACCGTCGGCGGGGGCGCGCTGGCGCTCCACTCGAAGCGGACCATGGCCACCCTCACCAAGGCCGCCGAGGATAACGAAAGCAAGATCGACGTTGATCACAAGCTGGAAGTGGCGACGACCTTCATCGACCGTGTCGGAGACTCCGAGACAAAGGATCGCCTGAACTCAGCAGCCGCCATGAAAGCTTTGGGTATGGAGGCGGCACCGGACGTGATGGTCAATCGGTTGCTTCCTGAGCAGGC